A single genomic interval of Streptomyces sp. BA2 harbors:
- a CDS encoding ArsA-related P-loop ATPase — MTRDRMTSDPARHPETTRPLDPARRLDVDSLLDDPKTRIVVCCGSGGVGKTTTAAALGLRAAERGRKVVVLTIDPARRLAQSMGIDSLDNVPRRVKAVDGDGELHAMMLDMKRTFDEIVEAHADKERASAILNNPFYQSLSAGFAGTQEYMAMEKLGQLRSRDEWDLIVVDTPPSRSALDFLDAPKRLGSFLDGKLIRVLMAPAKVGGRAGMKFLNVGMSMMTGALGKLLGGQLLRDVQTFVAAMDTMFGGFRTRADATYRLLQAPGTAFLVVASPERDALREAAYFVERLAADDMPLAGLVLNRVHSSGAAQLSAERALAAAENLDESRIVDQEDGKVGVRNSREASHEASHEAAQEAPGDSPEAPGSSETPAPSEEPSDASEERSDASEEPSDAPSELHDTHPPVAQLTAGLLRLHAERMQLLAREQRTRDRFTALHPEVAVTEVTALPGDVHDLAGLRAIGDRLAAGSDGDPAGAA; from the coding sequence ATGACCAGGGATCGCATGACCTCGGACCCGGCACGACACCCGGAAACGACACGCCCCCTGGACCCGGCCCGCAGGCTCGACGTGGACTCCCTGCTCGACGACCCGAAGACCCGCATCGTGGTGTGCTGCGGCTCCGGAGGCGTCGGCAAGACGACCACGGCGGCCGCGCTCGGCCTGCGCGCCGCCGAACGTGGCCGCAAGGTCGTCGTCCTGACCATCGACCCGGCGCGCAGGCTCGCCCAGTCCATGGGGATCGACTCGCTCGACAACGTCCCGCGCCGGGTCAAGGCTGTCGACGGAGACGGCGAACTGCACGCCATGATGCTCGACATGAAGCGCACCTTCGACGAGATCGTCGAGGCGCACGCGGACAAGGAGCGGGCGAGCGCGATCCTCAACAACCCCTTCTACCAGTCGCTTTCGGCGGGCTTCGCGGGCACGCAGGAGTACATGGCGATGGAGAAGCTGGGGCAGCTGCGCTCCCGCGACGAGTGGGACCTGATCGTCGTCGACACGCCGCCCTCGCGCTCGGCCCTGGACTTCCTCGACGCCCCGAAGCGCCTCGGCTCCTTCCTGGACGGGAAGCTGATCCGGGTGCTCATGGCCCCCGCGAAGGTGGGCGGCCGGGCCGGGATGAAGTTCCTGAACGTCGGGATGTCGATGATGACGGGGGCCCTGGGCAAGCTGCTCGGCGGTCAACTGCTGCGTGACGTCCAGACGTTCGTGGCCGCGATGGACACCATGTTCGGCGGCTTCCGCACCCGCGCAGACGCCACGTACCGGCTGCTTCAGGCGCCGGGTACGGCATTCCTGGTGGTGGCGTCGCCGGAGCGGGACGCCCTGAGGGAGGCGGCGTACTTCGTGGAGCGCCTGGCGGCGGACGACATGCCGCTCGCCGGTCTCGTGCTCAACAGGGTGCACAGCAGCGGCGCCGCTCAGCTCTCGGCCGAGCGGGCACTTGCCGCCGCGGAAAATCTTGATGAGAGCCGCATTGTGGATCAGGAGGACGGGAAGGTTGGAGTGCGTAACTCCCGCGAGGCTTCCCATGAGGCATCCCACGAAGCAGCACAAGAGGCTCCCGGCGACTCCCCCGAGGCCCCCGGCAGTTCCGAGACCCCCGCACCTTCTGAAGAACCCTCTGACGCTTCTGAAGAACGCTCTGACGCTTCCGAAGAACCCTCCGACGCACCTTCCGAACTCCACGACACACACCCGCCCGTGGCGCAGCTGACCGCAGGCCTGCTGCGACTGCACGCGGAACGCATGCAGCTGCTCGCGCGCGAACAGCGCACGCGCGACCGCTTCACCGCGCTTCACCCCGAGGTGGCCGTGACCGAAGTGACGGCGCTGCCGGGTGACGTGCACGACCTGGCAGGCCTTCGGGCCATCGGGGACCGGCTCGCGGCCGGTAGTGATGGTGATCCGGCCGGAGCTGCCTGA
- a CDS encoding metallophosphoesterase, whose protein sequence is MRARYAVPLGITATAAAGLAYSVGFEARSFRLRRITVPVLPPGMRPLRVLQVSDIHMVSGQRKKQRWLRSLAGLRPDFVINTGDNLSDPEGVPETLDALGPLMQFPGAYVFGSNDYYGPKPRNPVRYLIEKSQGKHGLNGNAPAVGVIHNPWEDLRDGFDAAGWVNLTNTRGALKVEGYEIGLTGLDDPHIKRDRYARVAGGPDAGADFSMGIVHAPYLRTLDSFTADGYPLILAGHTHGGQVCIPFYGALVTNCDLDTERVKGLSRHEAEGRTSFMHVSAGCGANRYTPMRFACPPEATLLTLTARD, encoded by the coding sequence ATGCGCGCGCGATACGCAGTACCTCTGGGAATCACGGCGACGGCCGCCGCCGGTCTGGCCTACTCGGTGGGCTTCGAAGCCCGCTCCTTCCGACTGCGACGGATCACCGTGCCGGTGCTCCCGCCGGGGATGCGACCGCTCAGAGTCCTCCAGGTGTCGGACATCCACATGGTGTCCGGGCAGCGCAAGAAGCAGCGCTGGCTGCGCTCGCTCGCGGGTCTTCGCCCCGACTTCGTGATCAACACCGGGGACAACCTCTCCGACCCGGAGGGCGTGCCGGAGACGCTGGACGCGCTCGGCCCGCTGATGCAGTTCCCCGGGGCGTACGTCTTCGGCTCGAACGACTACTACGGCCCCAAGCCGCGCAACCCCGTCCGCTACCTGATCGAGAAGTCGCAGGGCAAGCACGGCCTGAACGGCAACGCACCCGCCGTCGGCGTGATCCACAACCCGTGGGAGGACCTGCGCGACGGCTTCGACGCCGCGGGCTGGGTGAACCTCACGAACACGCGGGGCGCCCTGAAGGTCGAGGGCTACGAGATCGGCCTCACCGGCCTGGACGACCCGCACATCAAACGTGACCGGTACGCGCGCGTGGCGGGCGGTCCCGACGCGGGCGCCGACTTCTCGATGGGCATCGTGCACGCCCCGTACCTGCGCACCCTCGACTCCTTCACGGCCGACGGCTACCCCTTGATCCTCGCGGGCCACACCCACGGCGGTCAGGTGTGCATCCCCTTCTACGGGGCGCTGGTCACCAACTGTGACCTGGACACGGAGCGCGTGAAGGGCCTGTCGAGGCACGAGGCGGAGGGCCGGACGTCCTTCATGCACGTCTCGGCGGGCTGCGGCGCGAACCGCTACACCCCGATGCGCTTCGCGTGCCCCCCGGAGGCGACACTGCTGACGCTGACGGCCCGGGACTGA
- a CDS encoding GatB/YqeY domain-containing protein, with amino-acid sequence MTTLKSKLQEDLTAAIRGRDELRSSTLRLTLTAITKEEVSGKTARELSDDEVQKVIAREAKKRREAAEAFAQGGRAEQAAKEKAEGEILAEYLPKQLSEDELQAIVAQAVEEARAAGAEGPRAMGQVMKIVNPKVAGLAEGGRVAAVVKKLLAG; translated from the coding sequence ATGACCACGCTCAAGTCGAAGCTTCAGGAAGACCTCACCGCCGCGATCAGGGGGCGTGACGAGCTGCGCTCCTCGACGCTCCGGCTGACCCTCACCGCCATCACGAAGGAGGAGGTCTCGGGCAAGACGGCCCGCGAGCTCTCCGACGATGAAGTGCAGAAGGTGATCGCTCGCGAGGCCAAGAAGCGCCGCGAGGCCGCGGAGGCCTTCGCCCAGGGCGGTCGCGCCGAGCAGGCCGCGAAGGAGAAGGCGGAGGGCGAGATCCTCGCCGAGTACCTGCCGAAGCAGCTCTCCGAAGACGAGCTCCAGGCGATCGTCGCCCAGGCCGTCGAGGAGGCCAGGGCCGCCGGGGCGGAGGGGCCGCGCGCCATGGGCCAGGTCATGAAGATCGTGAACCCGAAGGTCGCGGGCCTGGCGGAGGGCGGCCGCGTCGCCGCCGTGGTGAAGAAGCTGCTCGCGGGCTGA
- a CDS encoding nSTAND1 domain-containing NTPase, whose amino-acid sequence MEALSSDSGARTAFAERLALLYKEAGNPPLQRVAEAVVRQQRVDERGRIVRVSAQRISDWRRAKNVPAQFAALAAVLHVLIPEARRERPAPVSSGLYDMTQWQLLWERAVADPVSGRAAHASASAEEEERLQAEAATGVHSVCPYRGLASYRQQDARWFFGRERSTDALVAQLRAAEETGGLVMLVGASGAGKSSLLNAGLVPTLQNGALSDEDSKAGPVLQLVPGSDPLAELTRQIPELAQALSEAKEAEEPVASDAEEPDAAEPGTPQFAHAVRESFTAWARRESSSAARPVVIVDQFEETFTLSSGEAGKRTFIQLLQAACSPGDAGGPAPALVVLGVRADFYEHCLRYPELADALQHRHMVLGPLTTTELREAVTGPAKAVGLELEPGLAELIVREVSTDGPRGAHDAGVLPLLSHALLATWQRRKTGRLTLAGYRAAGGIQGAVAATAERAWSDLDPAARTAARLLLLRLVRLGEDTQATRRRGARRQLAEESTDPGKTEESLEALVRARLVTLDSETVEITHEALLHAWPRLRDWIDEDKNDNLLRQRLEEDGRTWEDSGRDTSLLYRGSRLEQARAWRKTAGGTFLTRGAVEFLAASARLRKRTVLITRGAVAALVVLAMVAVVAAVVAWQQRDDAVFEQVVAEADRVQDTDPSLSAQLDLVAHNLRPDDEGTENRLLSIVNAPLATPLLGHKGAVYLTSFSPNGRILATASYDRTVRLWDVSDPSHAKPLGKPLTSHKSWVSSAVFSPDGDTLATASDDGTVRLWDVRDPGRPRPLGSPMTGHDGAIYLVAFSPDGRTLASASDDHTVRLWNVGDPSRPKALGALSGHTAAVRSVAFSPDGRTLAAGGDDGTIRLWSTADPRRPKPIDKVLAGHAGTVHSVAFSPDGRTLASGSSDNAIRLWKVADPRRAKLLGAPLTGHTGPVWSVAFNSAGTMLAAASADSTASLWNVRDPAHPSQVGEPLAGSSGEMYALGFSPDGRTLATGSGDNKVRLWSIPTSDMVGRTGAFRPDGKVLATAARDERVRLWNVERPSRPVALGKPFKPSEGDVRSPVFSPDGKTLALLTGSRAVQLWNVADPTHPVPYGPPVALRTRFAAALAFSPDGRTLASADTDRTIQLWNVSDPSRLRRLGEPLTGHEGYVNSLVLSKDGRTLASGSADGTIRLWNVSDPRKATRIGKPLRGHLGPINELAYSPDGRTLASGSDDGTVRLWNIADPSKASQLGSSLTGHTDAVVSLTYSADGGTLASGGNDNTVRLWDVADPSDASPIGQSMSPNAKTGSFLSFSPQGEMLGVSSGTDTVRLWNLDTDAAIRRICSATRGVLTQERWQEYLPRLSYEPPCDE is encoded by the coding sequence GTGGAGGCCTTGAGTTCCGACTCAGGGGCACGCACAGCCTTCGCGGAACGTCTCGCGCTGCTGTACAAGGAAGCCGGTAACCCTCCCCTCCAGCGCGTGGCCGAGGCGGTCGTCCGGCAGCAGCGGGTCGACGAGCGCGGGCGGATCGTGCGGGTGTCCGCCCAGCGGATCAGCGACTGGCGACGGGCCAAGAACGTGCCCGCGCAGTTCGCCGCCCTCGCGGCCGTGCTGCACGTCCTGATACCCGAAGCGCGGCGCGAGCGGCCCGCGCCGGTGTCCAGCGGTCTGTACGACATGACCCAGTGGCAGCTCCTGTGGGAGCGCGCGGTGGCCGACCCCGTCAGCGGTCGCGCCGCCCACGCATCCGCATCCGCGGAAGAGGAGGAACGGCTTCAGGCCGAGGCCGCGACCGGCGTCCACAGTGTGTGTCCCTACCGAGGGCTGGCTTCGTACCGGCAGCAGGACGCCCGGTGGTTCTTCGGGCGGGAGCGGAGCACGGACGCCCTCGTCGCTCAGCTCCGCGCGGCGGAGGAGACGGGCGGCCTCGTCATGCTCGTGGGCGCTTCGGGGGCGGGAAAGTCCTCCCTGCTGAACGCCGGCCTGGTGCCCACCCTCCAGAACGGCGCGCTGAGCGACGAGGACAGCAAGGCAGGCCCGGTGCTGCAGCTCGTACCGGGAAGCGATCCTCTCGCTGAGCTGACCCGCCAGATACCCGAGCTGGCGCAGGCGCTGTCCGAGGCCAAGGAAGCCGAGGAACCGGTCGCGTCTGACGCTGAGGAACCGGACGCGGCAGAGCCTGGTACTCCGCAATTCGCCCACGCGGTGAGGGAGTCCTTCACGGCATGGGCGCGACGCGAGTCGTCGTCCGCCGCCCGCCCGGTCGTCATCGTGGACCAGTTCGAGGAGACCTTCACCCTCTCGTCCGGCGAGGCGGGCAAGCGCACCTTCATCCAGCTCCTCCAGGCCGCGTGCTCCCCCGGCGACGCCGGTGGTCCAGCCCCCGCGCTCGTGGTCCTTGGCGTACGCGCCGACTTCTACGAGCACTGCCTCAGGTATCCCGAACTGGCCGACGCGCTGCAGCACCGGCACATGGTCCTCGGGCCGCTGACCACCACGGAGTTGCGCGAGGCCGTGACCGGCCCGGCCAAGGCCGTGGGTCTGGAACTCGAACCGGGGCTCGCCGAGCTGATCGTCCGGGAGGTGAGCACGGACGGACCTCGCGGGGCGCACGACGCGGGAGTGCTGCCGCTTCTCTCCCACGCCCTGCTCGCCACCTGGCAGCGGCGGAAGACGGGACGGCTCACGCTGGCCGGCTACCGCGCGGCGGGGGGAATCCAGGGAGCTGTGGCGGCGACCGCCGAGCGTGCCTGGTCCGACCTCGACCCGGCGGCCCGCACGGCCGCGCGACTGCTCCTCCTCAGGCTGGTCCGGCTCGGCGAGGACACCCAGGCCACGCGCAGGCGGGGGGCGCGGCGCCAACTGGCCGAGGAGTCGACGGACCCCGGCAAGACCGAGGAATCGCTCGAAGCGCTGGTACGCGCCCGGTTGGTGACGCTCGACTCGGAGACCGTGGAGATCACGCATGAAGCGCTGCTCCACGCCTGGCCCCGTCTGCGCGACTGGATCGACGAGGACAAGAACGACAACCTGCTGCGCCAACGCCTTGAGGAGGACGGCAGGACCTGGGAGGACTCCGGCCGCGACACGTCACTGCTCTATCGGGGTTCCCGTCTGGAGCAGGCCCGTGCCTGGAGGAAGACCGCCGGTGGCACGTTTCTGACCAGAGGCGCGGTGGAGTTCCTGGCTGCTTCGGCCAGACTCCGTAAGCGCACGGTCCTGATCACTCGTGGTGCGGTGGCCGCCCTGGTCGTTCTGGCGATGGTGGCCGTCGTCGCGGCGGTGGTCGCGTGGCAGCAGCGGGACGACGCGGTGTTCGAGCAAGTGGTCGCCGAGGCCGATCGCGTCCAGGACACGGATCCGTCACTCTCCGCTCAGCTCGACCTGGTCGCACACAACCTGCGGCCGGACGACGAAGGCACGGAGAACCGGCTGCTCTCGATCGTGAACGCGCCACTGGCCACACCGCTCCTCGGCCACAAGGGCGCCGTCTACCTCACCTCGTTCAGCCCGAACGGGCGGATCCTGGCCACTGCCAGCTACGACCGGACCGTACGGCTGTGGGACGTGTCGGACCCGTCTCATGCCAAGCCCCTGGGCAAACCCCTTACCAGCCACAAGAGTTGGGTGAGCAGCGCGGTCTTCAGCCCGGACGGCGACACTCTCGCCACCGCTTCGGACGACGGCACGGTCCGGCTCTGGGACGTTCGGGACCCCGGCCGCCCTCGCCCGTTGGGTTCGCCCATGACCGGCCATGACGGCGCGATCTATCTGGTCGCCTTCAGCCCGGACGGGCGGACTCTGGCCTCTGCCAGTGACGACCACACCGTGCGGCTGTGGAACGTGGGCGACCCGAGCCGGCCGAAGGCACTCGGTGCTCTGAGCGGCCACACCGCCGCCGTGCGCTCCGTGGCCTTCAGCCCCGACGGCCGAACACTGGCCGCCGGTGGCGACGACGGCACGATCAGACTGTGGAGCACGGCCGATCCGCGGCGCCCGAAGCCGATCGACAAGGTGCTGGCCGGCCATGCGGGCACGGTGCACTCCGTGGCCTTCAGCCCCGATGGCCGCACGCTCGCCAGTGGCAGCAGCGACAACGCGATCCGGCTCTGGAAGGTGGCTGACCCGCGCCGTGCGAAGTTGCTCGGAGCGCCGCTCACCGGCCACACCGGCCCCGTGTGGTCCGTGGCCTTCAACTCCGCGGGAACCATGCTCGCGGCCGCCAGCGCGGACAGCACGGCGAGCCTGTGGAACGTCCGCGATCCGGCGCACCCGTCGCAGGTCGGCGAGCCCCTCGCGGGCAGCAGCGGGGAGATGTACGCCCTCGGTTTCAGCCCCGACGGGCGGACTCTCGCCACGGGGAGCGGCGACAACAAAGTCCGCCTGTGGTCGATACCGACGTCGGACATGGTCGGCAGGACCGGAGCGTTCCGCCCTGATGGGAAGGTGCTCGCCACGGCCGCGCGCGACGAGCGGGTCCGGCTGTGGAACGTGGAGCGTCCCAGCCGGCCCGTGGCGCTGGGCAAACCCTTCAAACCCTCTGAAGGGGACGTGCGTTCACCGGTGTTCTCGCCCGACGGCAAGACGCTCGCGCTCCTGACGGGAAGCCGCGCGGTGCAGCTGTGGAACGTCGCCGACCCCACTCACCCGGTCCCCTACGGGCCCCCCGTCGCCCTGAGGACACGCTTCGCGGCCGCGCTGGCCTTCAGCCCGGACGGGCGCACACTGGCAAGCGCCGACACCGACCGCACCATCCAGCTGTGGAACGTCAGCGACCCGTCCCGTCTCCGTCGGCTCGGCGAACCGCTCACGGGCCACGAGGGCTACGTCAATTCCCTCGTCCTCAGCAAGGACGGCCGGACTCTCGCCAGTGGGAGCGCGGACGGCACCATCCGGCTCTGGAACGTGTCCGACCCGCGAAAAGCCACCCGAATCGGCAAGCCCCTCAGGGGCCACCTCGGCCCCATCAACGAACTCGCCTACAGCCCGGACGGCCGCACGCTGGCCAGTGGCAGCGACGACGGCACGGTCCGCCTCTGGAACATCGCCGACCCCTCCAAGGCGAGCCAGTTGGGCTCCTCCCTCACGGGCCATACCGACGCGGTGGTGTCACTGACGTACAGCGCGGACGGCGGCACGCTGGCGAGCGGCGGCAATGACAACACGGTCCGCCTCTGGGACGTCGCCGACCCGTCCGACGCCTCCCCCATCGGTCAATCCATGAGCCCCAACGCCAAGACGGGCAGCTTCTTGTCGTTCAGCCCTCAGGGCGAGATGCTCGGAGTTTCAAGCGGTACGGATACGGTCCGGCTTTGGAACTTGGACACCGACGCGGCGATTCGGCGGATCTGCTCAGCCACTCGGGGCGTTCTTACGCAGGAAAGATGGCAGGAGTATCTGCCCCGTCTCTCGTACGAGCCGCCCTGTGATGAGTAG
- a CDS encoding WhiB family transcriptional regulator, producing MGWVTDWSAQAACRTTDPDELFVQGAAQNRAKAVCTGCPVRTECLADALDNRVEFGVWGGMTERERRALLRRRPTVTSWRRLLETARSEYERGAGLLPVDLEDDETYESYAAVG from the coding sequence ATGGGCTGGGTAACCGACTGGAGTGCGCAGGCGGCCTGCCGCACTACCGATCCAGATGAACTGTTCGTTCAAGGAGCAGCGCAGAACAGGGCCAAGGCGGTGTGCACCGGCTGCCCGGTGCGCACGGAGTGCCTGGCCGACGCGCTGGACAACCGCGTCGAGTTCGGCGTGTGGGGTGGCATGACTGAGCGGGAGCGCCGCGCACTGCTGCGCAGGCGTCCCACGGTCACCTCTTGGCGCCGTCTGCTGGAGACGGCGCGCTCCGAGTACGAGCGTGGCGCGGGCCTGCTGCCCGTGGACTTGGAGGACGACGAGACGTACGAGAGCTACGCGGCGGTGGGTTAG
- a CDS encoding transglycosylase domain-containing protein, with protein sequence MGKKRSGGGLSPTQQAAKFLGVSVLAGAVLAGIALPAAGALGLAAKGSVEEFDDIPSNMEQPPLSQRTTILDSEGGSIATVYSRDRTVVPLKEISPYMQKAIVAIEDSRFYEHGAIDAKGILRALNQNAQSGGVSQGASTLTQQYVKNVFVEEAGDDPTKVAEATQQTLGRKIRELKYAIQVEEKLGKKRILSNYLNITYFGQQAYGVEAAAQRYFSKPAKDLQVQEAALLAGIVQSPSRYDPVNDTEEATKRRNVVLQRMAETHDITQAEAEEAKKKPLGLKVSKPKNGCITAVSGAGFFCDYVREVFLSDPVFGKTKEDRAKVWNQGGLRVKTTLDPQAQQSVQASIKDHVNQSDDVATAATIVEPGTGKILGMGQSRPYGFKKDETTINLSVDDAMGGGAGYQPGSTFKPIVAAAALEGGMPPTKSYGSPYEMPYPDSVAACDGKKWLNSGGAKLTNENESEVGPYDMREATAKSVNTYYVEMIGDIGICPVTQMAEKMGVERADGRKIDQAPSIALGTQEMSPLTMAGAYATFAARGKHCTPVAIESIAGPGGKSLPVPKSTCSRAMSEKTADTINTLLKGVVEDGTGKQAGLGSRASAGKTGTTDYRYAAWFVGYTPNMSGAVWVGDPQHKRQMVDITIGGVPYDKVFGGEVPGPIWRDAMSGALAGKPAPGFNTIHIPDGGKDKDKDEHEDDNKPGDGGHGGGGNNGGGDNGGGGDPWPDISLPPDVIGGGGNGGNGNGNGGGIGGWGR encoded by the coding sequence ATGGGAAAGAAGCGCTCGGGCGGTGGTCTGTCACCAACTCAGCAGGCCGCGAAGTTCCTAGGTGTCAGCGTGCTCGCGGGAGCCGTGCTGGCAGGTATCGCCCTGCCCGCGGCCGGCGCGCTCGGCCTCGCGGCGAAGGGGTCGGTGGAGGAATTCGACGACATCCCTTCCAACATGGAGCAGCCGCCGCTGAGTCAGCGCACCACGATCCTCGACAGCGAGGGCGGCTCCATCGCCACGGTCTACTCGCGTGACCGCACGGTGGTCCCCCTCAAGGAGATCTCGCCGTACATGCAGAAGGCGATCGTCGCGATCGAGGACTCGCGCTTCTACGAGCACGGCGCGATCGACGCGAAGGGCATCCTGCGCGCGCTGAACCAGAACGCGCAGAGCGGCGGTGTCTCCCAGGGCGCCTCCACGCTCACCCAGCAGTACGTGAAGAACGTCTTCGTCGAGGAGGCCGGTGACGACCCGACGAAGGTCGCCGAGGCCACCCAGCAGACCCTCGGGCGCAAGATCCGCGAGCTGAAGTACGCGATCCAGGTAGAGGAAAAGCTCGGCAAGAAGCGCATCCTCAGCAACTACCTGAACATCACCTACTTCGGGCAGCAGGCGTACGGAGTCGAGGCCGCGGCCCAGCGCTACTTCTCCAAGCCCGCCAAGGACCTTCAGGTCCAGGAGGCCGCGCTGCTCGCCGGCATCGTGCAGTCCCCCAGCCGGTACGACCCCGTGAACGACACGGAGGAAGCCACCAAGCGCCGCAACGTAGTGCTGCAGCGGATGGCGGAGACGCACGACATCACGCAGGCGGAGGCCGAGGAGGCGAAGAAGAAGCCGCTCGGCCTGAAGGTGAGCAAGCCGAAGAACGGCTGCATCACGGCGGTCAGCGGCGCCGGGTTCTTCTGTGACTACGTACGCGAGGTGTTCCTCTCCGACCCGGTCTTCGGCAAGACCAAGGAGGACCGGGCCAAGGTCTGGAACCAGGGCGGTCTGCGCGTCAAGACCACCCTCGACCCACAGGCACAGCAGTCCGTGCAGGCCTCGATAAAGGATCACGTCAACCAGTCCGACGACGTGGCGACGGCAGCCACCATCGTCGAGCCGGGCACCGGCAAGATCCTGGGCATGGGCCAGTCGCGGCCCTACGGCTTCAAGAAGGACGAGACCACGATCAACCTGTCCGTGGACGACGCCATGGGCGGCGGCGCGGGCTACCAGCCGGGATCGACGTTCAAGCCGATCGTGGCCGCGGCCGCCCTGGAGGGCGGAATGCCGCCCACGAAGAGCTACGGCTCTCCGTACGAGATGCCGTATCCCGACAGCGTCGCGGCCTGCGACGGCAAGAAGTGGCTCAACTCGGGGGGCGCGAAGCTCACCAACGAGAACGAGTCCGAGGTCGGCCCGTACGACATGAGGGAAGCGACCGCGAAGTCGGTCAACACGTACTACGTGGAGATGATCGGCGACATCGGGATCTGCCCGGTGACGCAGATGGCCGAGAAGATGGGCGTCGAGCGTGCCGACGGCCGGAAGATCGACCAGGCGCCGTCGATCGCGCTCGGCACCCAGGAGATGTCGCCGCTGACGATGGCGGGCGCGTACGCCACGTTCGCGGCGCGCGGCAAGCACTGCACGCCCGTCGCCATCGAGTCGATCGCCGGCCCGGGCGGCAAGTCGCTGCCGGTGCCGAAGTCGACGTGCTCGCGCGCGATGTCGGAGAAGACGGCCGACACGATCAACACCCTCCTGAAGGGCGTGGTCGAGGACGGAACCGGCAAGCAGGCCGGCCTCGGCTCCCGCGCGAGCGCGGGCAAGACGGGTACGACCGACTACCGCTACGCCGCCTGGTTCGTGGGCTACACCCCGAACATGTCGGGCGCGGTCTGGGTCGGCGACCCGCAGCACAAGCGGCAGATGGTCGACATCACCATCGGCGGAGTCCCGTACGACAAGGTCTTCGGTGGTGAGGTCCCGGGTCCGATCTGGCGGGACGCGATGAGCGGCGCTCTCGCGGGCAAGCCCGCGCCGGGCTTCAACACCATCCACATCCCGGACGGCGGCAAGGACAAGGACAAGGACGAGCACGAGGACGACAACAAGCCGGGCGACGGCGGTCACGGCGGTGGCGGCAACAACGGCGGTGGCGACAACGGCGGCGGGGGCGATCCTTGGCCGGACATCTCCCTGCCGCCGGATGTCATCGGCGGCGGCGGGAACGGCGGGAACGGGAACGGCAATGGGGGCGGGATCGGCGGATGGGGCCGGTAG
- a CDS encoding serine hydrolase domain-containing protein, translated as MRRSTARRTLCAALLVASLWAPAAAHPAAADQRPVAAHPDKGDCPNSLGRGLTSRLDKTMNDVGKKAGIPGAVVGLWMPGKGCYVRSMGVADTRTGKPMAADSFVRIGSETKTFTVTALLQLVDEGRVKLDDPISTYVKGVPNGHRITLRHLAEMRSGLFPYTEDPGFVRDLLSDPQRTFTPRQSLAYGFKHRNTFAPGEKFQYSNSNLVLLGLVIEKVTGRPLADVIHHRVLHPAHLRHTLFPQGNEFPHPHPRGYTNQTLSGEVADATNWNPSWAWAAGAMISNLQDLRHWAKSVATGQLLSPETQKQRLKTLPTGFPGTTYGLGILKTNGWIGHNGSIPGYETVTVYLPSQKATLVIMMNTDITSQGQEPSTLLARAITAVATPKNVYDGSATAP; from the coding sequence ATGAGACGTTCCACCGCCCGCCGTACCCTCTGCGCAGCGCTGCTCGTCGCGTCCTTGTGGGCGCCGGCGGCGGCCCACCCCGCCGCGGCCGATCAGCGGCCGGTCGCCGCCCACCCCGACAAGGGCGACTGCCCGAACAGCCTGGGACGGGGGCTCACATCCCGCCTCGACAAGACCATGAACGACGTCGGAAAGAAGGCGGGCATCCCCGGGGCCGTCGTCGGTCTGTGGATGCCGGGCAAGGGCTGCTACGTACGGTCCATGGGCGTCGCCGACACCAGGACCGGCAAGCCGATGGCCGCCGACTCCTTCGTCCGGATCGGCAGCGAGACCAAGACCTTCACCGTCACCGCGCTGCTCCAGCTCGTGGACGAAGGCCGGGTCAAGCTGGACGATCCGATCTCCACGTACGTCAAGGGCGTGCCCAACGGCCACCGCATCACGCTGCGCCATCTCGCGGAGATGCGCAGCGGTCTGTTCCCCTACACCGAGGACCCCGGCTTCGTCCGCGACCTGCTGAGCGACCCTCAGCGCACTTTCACCCCGCGCCAGTCCCTCGCGTACGGCTTCAAGCACCGCAACACCTTCGCCCCGGGCGAGAAGTTCCAGTACTCCAACTCCAACCTCGTCCTGCTGGGCCTGGTGATCGAAAAGGTGACCGGCCGCCCCCTGGCCGACGTCATCCACCACCGAGTGCTGCACCCGGCGCACCTGCGCCACACACTGTTCCCGCAGGGCAACGAGTTCCCGCACCCGCACCCGCGCGGCTACACGAACCAAACCCTGAGCGGTGAGGTCGCGGACGCCACGAACTGGAACCCCAGCTGGGCCTGGGCGGCAGGGGCGATGATCTCGAACCTGCAGGATCTGCGGCACTGGGCCAAGTCCGTCGCCACCGGACAGCTGCTCAGCCCCGAGACTCAAAAACAGCGGCTCAAGACGCTGCCCACCGGTTTCCCCGGCACCACCTACGGTCTTGGCATCCTCAAGACCAACGGCTGGATCGGGCACAACGGCTCCATCCCGGGCTACGAGACAGTGACGGTCTACCTGCCCTCACAGAAGGCCACCCTGGTCATCATGATGAACACCGACATCACGAGCCAGGGCCAGGAGCCGTCCACCCTGCTGGCCCGCGCGATCACAGCGGTCGCCACCCCGAAGAACGTCTACGACGGTTCGGCCACCGCGCCCTAG